Proteins from one Ananas comosus cultivar F153 linkage group 5, ASM154086v1, whole genome shotgun sequence genomic window:
- the LOC109710965 gene encoding aluminum-activated malate transporter 1-like, with protein MDTAKLNHNNNNIHAITLEPCNCLVATAALMPLMGFLKKLKKLAEDDPRRVIHSIKVGLGLSLVSVFYYITPLFKSTFKDCTMWAVITVVLVMEFTVGGALTKGLNRALATFLASVMGVGAHHLAVIFGEKGEPFILGSLVFIIAVAATFLRFVPELRTRYDYGVLIFILTFCLVAVSSYRQENLLLLACRRSLTIVTGVLVALVTSILLFPVWAGEDLHKMTAYNLQKLAAFLEGMLKSD; from the exons ATGGACACAGCCAAATTaaaccacaacaacaacaatattcACGCCATCACTCTCGAACCATGTAATTGCCTGGTGGCCACCGCCGCTTTAATGCCGTTGATGGGCTTCTTGAAGAAGCTGAAGAAGCTGGCGGAGGACGACCCGCGGCGGGTGATCCACTCCATCAAAGTGGGGTTGGGTCTCTCCCTCGTCTCCGTCTTCTACTACATTACTCCGCTGTTCAAGAGCACCTTCAAAGACTGCACCATGTGGGCCGTCATCACCGTCGTCCTCGTCATGGAGTTCACCGTTG ggGGAGCTCTAACAAAAGGATTGAACCGAGCATTGGCCACGTTCCTCGCGTCCGTAATGGGCGTTGGAGCTCATCATTTGGCCGTCATTTTTGGAGAGAAGGGCGAGCCATTTATTCTCGGATCTCTAGTTTTCATCATAG CTGTAGCTGCCACTTTCCTTCGATTCGTACCGGAGTTGCGGACCCGATACGACTATGGAGTGCTGATATTCATCCTGACTTTTTGCTTGGTTGCGGTATCGAGCTACCGCCAAGAGAATCTCCTGTTGCTGGCATGCCGGCGGTCGCTGACGATTGTGACCGGCGTTCTAGTCGCGCTCGTCACCTCCATCCTGCTGTTTCCGGTTTGGGCCGGGGAGGATCTGCACAAGATGACTGCTTATAATTTGCAAAAACTAGCGGCATTCCTCGAAGGTATGTTAAAAAGCGATTAA